Proteins found in one Arachis stenosperma cultivar V10309 chromosome 8, arast.V10309.gnm1.PFL2, whole genome shotgun sequence genomic segment:
- the LOC130946634 gene encoding DUF21 domain-containing protein At1g47330-like isoform X2, giving the protein MAEVACCGTKFSLYVLVIIGLVCFAGLMAGLTLGLMSLGIVDLEVLIKSGRPQDRIHASKIFPVVKNQHLLLCTLLIGNSLAMETLPIFLDALVPSWAAIVISVTLILMFGEILPQAVCTRYGLTVGATLAPLVRVLLLVFFPISYPISKVLDWMLGKGHAALLKRAELKTFVNFHGNEAGKGGDLTHDETTIITGALDLTEKTAKDAMTPISKAFSLDLDATLNLETLNAIMSMGHSRVPVYSGEKTNIIGLVLVKNLFMVDSKAAVPLRKMIIRKIPR; this is encoded by the exons atggcggaGGTGGCGTGCTGTGGAACAAAGTTCTCGCTTTACGTGCTTGTAATCATAGGTTTGGTTTGCTTCGCGGGTCTTATGGCGGGTCTCACTTTGGGACTCATGTCTTTGGGAATCGTCGACCTCGAAGTTCTCATCAAGTCTGGTCGCCCTCAGGACCGCATCCATGCCT CTAAAATTTTCCCGGTGGTTAAGAATCAGCATCTTTTGCTTTGCACGCTTTTGATTGGGAACTCTTTAGCTATGGAG ACTCTTCCCATTTTTCTTGATGCACTTGTGCCTTCCTGGGCAGCAATCGTTATTTCGGTCACACTCATCCTTATGTTTGGAGAG ATATTGCCACAAGCAGTGTGTACTCGATATGGATTGACAGTTGGTGCAACATTGGCCCCGCTTGTTCGTGTTCTCCTTCTAGTGTTCTTCCCAATCTCGTATCCAATCAGCAAG GTTCTTGATTGGATGTTGGGTAAAGGACATGCTGCCCTTTTGAAGAGGGCAGAGCTCAAAACTTTTGTGAATTTTCATGGGAATGAG GCTGGTAAAGGAGGAGATTTAACACATGATGAGACAACCATCATTACTGGTGCACTTGACTTGACTGAAAAGACTGCAAAAGATGCTATGACTCCCATATCAAAGGCATTTTCCCTTGATCTGGATGCAACTCTAAATTT GGAGACACTGAATGCGATAATGTCCATGGGTCATAGTAGAGTTCCAGTTTATTCAGGAGAGAAAACAAATATTATTGGACTTGTTCTG GTAAAGAATCTTTTTATGGTTGATTCAAAGGCTGCAGTTCCTTTAAGAAAAATGATCATCAGAAAAATTCCACGGTAA
- the LOC130946634 gene encoding DUF21 domain-containing protein At1g47330-like isoform X1, protein MAEVACCGTKFSLYVLVIIGLVCFAGLMAGLTLGLMSLGIVDLEVLIKSGRPQDRIHASKIFPVVKNQHLLLCTLLIGNSLAMETLPIFLDALVPSWAAIVISVTLILMFGEILPQAVCTRYGLTVGATLAPLVRVLLLVFFPISYPISKVLDWMLGKGHAALLKRAELKTFVNFHGNEAGKGGDLTHDETTIITGALDLTEKTAKDAMTPISKAFSLDLDATLNLETLNAIMSMGHSRVPVYSGEKTNIIGLVLVKNLFMVDSKAAVPLRKMIIRKIPRVSENMPLYDILNEFQKGHSHIAVVYRDLNNTTEALRKVKGGDQHEVKDSCRKKGEKASSDKGGSESNDGSPQVKKSPPATPAFKKRHRGCSYCIMDIDNSPLPVFPPNEVVVGVITMEDVIEELLQEEILDETDEYVNIHNKIKINMNASNSKDKAPDANMEQPSSVAVQGHTPTNSLSTATSVTGSPTTIDQISESESLRNQ, encoded by the exons atggcggaGGTGGCGTGCTGTGGAACAAAGTTCTCGCTTTACGTGCTTGTAATCATAGGTTTGGTTTGCTTCGCGGGTCTTATGGCGGGTCTCACTTTGGGACTCATGTCTTTGGGAATCGTCGACCTCGAAGTTCTCATCAAGTCTGGTCGCCCTCAGGACCGCATCCATGCCT CTAAAATTTTCCCGGTGGTTAAGAATCAGCATCTTTTGCTTTGCACGCTTTTGATTGGGAACTCTTTAGCTATGGAG ACTCTTCCCATTTTTCTTGATGCACTTGTGCCTTCCTGGGCAGCAATCGTTATTTCGGTCACACTCATCCTTATGTTTGGAGAG ATATTGCCACAAGCAGTGTGTACTCGATATGGATTGACAGTTGGTGCAACATTGGCCCCGCTTGTTCGTGTTCTCCTTCTAGTGTTCTTCCCAATCTCGTATCCAATCAGCAAG GTTCTTGATTGGATGTTGGGTAAAGGACATGCTGCCCTTTTGAAGAGGGCAGAGCTCAAAACTTTTGTGAATTTTCATGGGAATGAG GCTGGTAAAGGAGGAGATTTAACACATGATGAGACAACCATCATTACTGGTGCACTTGACTTGACTGAAAAGACTGCAAAAGATGCTATGACTCCCATATCAAAGGCATTTTCCCTTGATCTGGATGCAACTCTAAATTT GGAGACACTGAATGCGATAATGTCCATGGGTCATAGTAGAGTTCCAGTTTATTCAGGAGAGAAAACAAATATTATTGGACTTGTTCTG GTAAAGAATCTTTTTATGGTTGATTCAAAGGCTGCAGTTCCTTTAAGAAAAATGATCATCAGAAAAATTCCACG TGTTTCAGAGAATATGCCTCTGTATGATATATTGAACGAGTTTCAAAAGGGTCACAGTCATATTGCAGTTGTGTATAGGGATCTAAATAATACAACAGAAGCACTCAGAAAAGTCAAAGGTGGCGATCAACATGAGGTCAAAGACAGCTGCAGGAAGAAGGGAGAAAAGGCATCCTCGGATAAAG GTGGATCGGAGTCAAATGATGGGTCACCACAGGTGAAGAAAAGTCCACCAGCAACTCCTGCTTTTAAAAAGCGACATAGAGGTTGTTCGTATTGCATCATGGACATTGATAATTCCCCGCTGCCGGTGTTTCCACCAAATGAAGTAGTTGTTGGTGTTATTACAATGGAGGATGTCATTGAAGAGCTTCTTCAG GAGGAGATTTTAGATGAAACTGATGAATATGTCAATATCCACAACAA GATAAAAATTAACATGAATGCATCTAACTCTAAGGACAAGGCTCCTGATGCAAATATGGAGCAACCTTCTTCTGTAGCTGTTCAAGGGCACACACCAACGAACTCACTTTCGACAGCTACATCTGTAACGGGCTCACCAACCACCATTGATCAAATCTCTGAAAGTGAGTCACTCAGGAATCAATGA